In a genomic window of Roseiflexus castenholzii DSM 13941:
- a CDS encoding tetratricopeptide repeat protein encodes MPGNRALFDRAMEQSREAARLMNWDEALKQAARALQEFPQDLDARLAVAVAFFNTAKYAQALQIFDELRRIDAGNPFYLEYLARTHERLGDVQAATNAYVQLADLQMNRKLAARAIDALREALRLQSDADDQRLRLAQLLADQGASAEAATHYLELARRAQARGSLEQAAELAEMALRCVPDNREAKELIAALHDALAQTVQSAIEATATAADATVLPIIGTGGLRGAHLAIERIIALAHERQEAGDIDGAIEQYERALKLGTDRSDVFYSLGLLYQERGDYQRAVELLQGAAGDPEYALSAHYMLGQAYQALGQLPEAAHEYEQTIRLLPLESIGRAEADDMIQMYESAAQIYIQLNDIARAATLYSTLANFLQGKRWGRERADEFRQKAKDLTERNMFAKLRTLGTGALTSPPSAPEPETPPESPMPETWGKIRPITDFLRAPEPQTPDHHRFEPSPSVAAEPVDPLAILETLPHPEHVPVAPVTPLDTTGLDEIGERYVLASEKYVEQGLMLAANDACMEVIRLNPEYLPIHLRLGEIYERDGRKDEALIKYQLLIDTYVARGEPRRAIDVYYRLIELSPDTIMPRSRLAELLRADGRNEEAAQQLAIVAGAYFRMGQTTKALEEYRRALQWSPSNAELHAQYGQALLKLDRAEAALVAFRRALELDQQNPVHIARINMALAIMGEQPVAVWQSLATLLDQLKQHPQRLNEVQSEYRATLLVADLPILHYILGIVQQHAGQHPSALLEFEQAIELLNAENDPTLTPHLVYQAMADSHIALGQASEALRQLQHALDLAPAPPPPENARYPFSLPLSQGEIVRRMAEAYAAVGDLASAERALQEAKQFLPYDRAIYTKLSDIYFRQGRLNEALTQLDELATHYEQRQMLDRAIEALENALRLAPNNIPISHRLAKMYIRRGYLDKGVEALTRVAELQRKEGQIKDAIANLQQAAEVHWTLGRQEEARALYDKIVHIAPNDIEARQWLSFMYTLAGMTREAVAQKKQIIRILLQRRDLDNAIAEMHQIYGLDQNDTDNLFQLGDALMRRQEYEQAIRIYTRLAKVPGVEIERVEALQAAARRMLEQQQAGNR; translated from the coding sequence ATGCCAGGCAACCGTGCATTGTTCGACCGCGCGATGGAGCAAAGCCGCGAAGCAGCGCGGCTTATGAACTGGGACGAGGCGCTGAAACAGGCAGCCCGCGCCTTGCAAGAATTCCCTCAGGACCTGGATGCGCGCTTGGCTGTCGCTGTTGCGTTCTTCAACACCGCAAAGTATGCGCAGGCGCTTCAGATTTTCGATGAATTGCGTCGCATCGATGCCGGCAATCCATTCTATCTGGAATATCTGGCGCGTACCCACGAGCGTCTCGGCGACGTGCAGGCGGCAACCAACGCCTATGTGCAACTTGCCGATCTTCAGATGAACCGCAAACTGGCTGCACGCGCCATCGATGCCTTACGCGAGGCGCTACGCCTGCAATCCGACGCCGACGATCAGCGGCTGCGTCTGGCGCAGTTGCTCGCCGATCAGGGCGCGAGTGCAGAGGCGGCAACGCACTATCTCGAACTGGCACGGCGCGCTCAAGCGCGTGGGAGCCTCGAACAGGCGGCGGAACTGGCGGAAATGGCGTTGCGCTGCGTACCCGACAATCGTGAAGCCAAAGAGTTAATCGCGGCGCTCCACGATGCCCTGGCACAGACGGTCCAATCAGCAATCGAAGCGACCGCAACCGCCGCCGATGCAACCGTATTGCCCATTATCGGCACCGGCGGTTTGCGCGGTGCGCACCTCGCCATCGAACGAATCATCGCGCTGGCGCACGAACGTCAGGAGGCCGGCGATATTGATGGCGCCATCGAGCAGTATGAACGCGCGCTCAAACTTGGAACCGACCGCAGCGATGTGTTTTATAGCCTGGGCTTGCTGTATCAGGAACGCGGCGACTATCAACGCGCGGTGGAACTGTTGCAGGGCGCCGCTGGCGACCCGGAATACGCCCTTTCAGCGCATTATATGCTTGGTCAGGCGTATCAGGCGCTGGGCCAACTGCCCGAAGCAGCGCACGAATACGAACAAACTATTCGTCTGTTGCCGCTGGAATCGATTGGACGCGCCGAAGCCGACGATATGATCCAGATGTACGAGAGCGCCGCGCAGATCTATATTCAACTCAACGACATTGCGCGCGCTGCAACGCTCTATTCGACGCTGGCAAACTTTCTTCAGGGCAAACGCTGGGGACGCGAGCGCGCCGATGAGTTCCGCCAGAAAGCCAAAGACCTGACCGAGCGCAATATGTTTGCCAAACTCCGCACGCTCGGCACGGGCGCACTGACATCACCGCCATCCGCCCCTGAACCCGAAACGCCTCCCGAAAGTCCGATGCCCGAAACCTGGGGGAAAATTCGCCCTATTACCGATTTTCTGCGAGCGCCTGAGCCACAGACCCCCGACCATCATCGCTTTGAACCATCCCCATCAGTCGCCGCCGAACCGGTCGACCCGCTGGCAATCCTCGAAACGCTGCCGCATCCCGAACACGTTCCCGTTGCACCGGTAACACCGCTCGACACGACCGGACTGGATGAAATCGGTGAACGGTATGTGCTGGCGAGCGAAAAGTATGTCGAACAGGGATTGATGCTGGCAGCCAACGACGCATGTATGGAGGTTATCAGGCTGAACCCGGAGTATCTGCCGATTCACCTGCGATTGGGAGAGATTTACGAGCGCGATGGACGCAAAGACGAAGCATTAATCAAGTATCAACTGTTGATCGACACGTATGTGGCGCGGGGAGAACCCCGGCGCGCCATCGACGTTTACTACCGGCTGATCGAACTGTCGCCCGATACAATTATGCCGCGTTCGCGGCTGGCTGAGTTGCTGCGCGCTGACGGACGAAACGAAGAGGCAGCGCAGCAACTTGCCATTGTTGCCGGCGCCTATTTTCGGATGGGACAAACGACCAAAGCGCTCGAGGAGTACCGACGCGCCCTGCAATGGTCGCCGTCCAATGCAGAACTCCACGCACAGTATGGGCAGGCGCTGCTGAAACTCGACCGCGCCGAGGCAGCGCTGGTCGCTTTCCGGCGCGCTCTCGAACTCGATCAGCAGAATCCGGTTCATATTGCACGCATCAACATGGCGCTGGCCATTATGGGTGAGCAACCCGTCGCCGTCTGGCAATCGCTGGCGACGCTGCTCGACCAGCTCAAACAGCATCCCCAACGCCTGAATGAAGTACAATCCGAGTACCGCGCCACGTTACTGGTTGCCGATCTTCCCATATTGCACTACATTCTGGGCATTGTTCAGCAGCACGCCGGGCAACATCCATCGGCGCTGCTGGAGTTCGAGCAGGCCATCGAACTGCTGAACGCCGAGAACGATCCGACTCTGACGCCACACCTGGTTTATCAGGCAATGGCGGATAGTCACATTGCACTGGGTCAGGCGAGTGAGGCGTTGCGCCAGCTTCAGCATGCCCTGGATCTTGCTCCTGCGCCGCCGCCGCCGGAAAACGCCCGTTATCCGTTTTCGCTCCCCCTTTCTCAGGGCGAAATCGTGCGCCGTATGGCGGAAGCATATGCCGCTGTCGGCGATCTCGCCAGCGCCGAACGCGCGCTTCAGGAAGCCAAACAGTTTCTGCCCTACGACCGCGCGATCTACACCAAACTGTCCGATATCTATTTTCGGCAGGGTCGCCTGAATGAAGCGCTGACGCAACTCGACGAACTGGCGACCCACTATGAGCAGCGCCAGATGCTGGATCGCGCGATCGAGGCACTCGAAAATGCGCTGCGCCTGGCGCCCAACAATATTCCGATCAGCCATCGCCTGGCGAAAATGTATATCCGGCGCGGCTACCTGGATAAAGGCGTCGAAGCGCTGACGCGTGTCGCAGAACTTCAACGGAAGGAAGGGCAGATCAAAGACGCCATTGCCAACCTTCAGCAGGCGGCCGAGGTGCATTGGACGCTTGGCAGGCAGGAGGAGGCGCGCGCACTCTATGACAAAATCGTGCATATCGCACCCAATGATATTGAAGCACGCCAGTGGCTGTCGTTTATGTACACCCTGGCCGGCATGACGCGTGAAGCCGTTGCGCAAAAGAAACAGATTATTCGCATCCTGCTCCAGCGGCGCGATCTGGATAACGCTATTGCGGAGATGCATCAAATCTACGGACTCGACCAGAACGATACCGATAATCTGTTTCAACTCGGTGATGCGCTTATGCGGCGGCAGGAATATGAACAGGCAATCCGCATCTATACCAGGCTGGCAAAAGTGCCAGGCGTCGAAATTGAACGCGTCGAAGCGTTACAGGCAGCAGCCAGACGGATGCTCGAACAACAACAGGCAGGAAACCGGTGA
- a CDS encoding ATP-binding protein, whose amino-acid sequence MAEQEQREAARLLEISNLAAFLDKTFETFNPNVPGVRRAYLRALEYARQPRGWLILFGNYGCGKTHLAAAIANQLIQNHYRVLFAVVPDLLDHLRSTFGPSSEIEYDQRFEDIREADVLILDDLGTENTTSWAREKLFQIINHRYNFALPTVITSNRKPEEIDPRIFSRMSDRALCEEHIIIDAADYRRLPLAQRYPINNAQRRLK is encoded by the coding sequence ATGGCGGAACAGGAACAGCGCGAAGCGGCGCGCTTGCTGGAAATCAGCAATCTGGCGGCATTTCTCGACAAGACCTTCGAGACCTTCAACCCAAACGTCCCCGGCGTTCGTCGCGCTTATTTGCGTGCGCTCGAATATGCGCGCCAACCACGCGGCTGGCTCATTTTGTTTGGCAACTATGGGTGTGGCAAAACCCACCTGGCGGCTGCCATCGCCAATCAGTTGATCCAGAACCACTATCGTGTGCTCTTTGCCGTCGTTCCTGATCTCCTCGACCATCTGCGCTCGACGTTTGGACCATCGAGCGAGATCGAGTACGATCAGCGTTTCGAGGATATTCGTGAGGCGGATGTCCTCATCCTCGACGATCTCGGCACCGAAAACACGACCAGTTGGGCGCGCGAAAAACTGTTTCAGATTATTAATCATCGGTACAATTTTGCATTACCGACGGTCATTACCAGCAATCGCAAACCCGAGGAGATCGACCCGCGTATCTTTTCACGCATGTCCGACCGCGCACTCTGCGAAGAACATATCATTATCGACGCTGCCGACTATCGCAGGCTGCCACTGGCGCAACGCTACCCGATCAATAATGCGCAACGCCGCCTGAAATAG
- a CDS encoding DnaD domain-containing protein produces MAFTGFTTDALVGLPGEFFTEVLPQITLPSELKVTLHVFYRLSRQRGPAPRRISWDELASDRVLRRGLRAITRLRPPEELLAEGLDAAVRRTTLLHIALPDGARTINWYIVNTAANRAWVEQVGQSGVALAPNPPLPNDRPSLITLYEQNIGLVTPMLLDDLREAEERYPAHWIEDAMREAVRANARSWRYVKKILERWATHGRNDAQDRTDRPIDVEKYVGGAYGDLFRRGSDVSDLQ; encoded by the coding sequence ATGGCATTCACCGGCTTCACAACCGACGCCCTGGTAGGACTACCGGGTGAGTTCTTTACCGAAGTGTTGCCGCAGATCACACTTCCCAGCGAACTCAAAGTCACACTGCACGTCTTCTATCGCCTGAGTCGGCAGCGTGGTCCTGCGCCACGGCGGATCAGTTGGGACGAACTGGCGTCAGATCGCGTGTTGCGGCGCGGATTGCGCGCCATCACACGGTTACGCCCGCCGGAAGAATTGCTTGCCGAAGGACTCGACGCCGCCGTGCGTCGCACGACGCTCCTCCATATCGCGCTGCCCGATGGCGCGCGCACCATCAACTGGTACATTGTGAATACCGCTGCAAACCGCGCGTGGGTCGAGCAGGTCGGGCAGTCGGGCGTAGCGCTTGCGCCCAACCCGCCGCTTCCCAATGATCGCCCGTCGCTGATCACGCTGTACGAGCAGAATATCGGGTTGGTGACCCCCATGCTGCTTGATGACCTGCGCGAGGCAGAAGAGCGCTACCCGGCACACTGGATCGAAGATGCCATGCGAGAAGCGGTGCGCGCCAATGCCCGCTCCTGGCGCTATGTCAAGAAGATACTCGAGAGGTGGGCGACCCATGGACGAAACGATGCGCAGGATCGAACCGACCGACCTATCGATGTCGAGAAATACGTCGGTGGCGCCTACGGCGACCTCTTCCGCCGTGGCAGCGATGTCTCCGACCTCCAGTAG